In Luteitalea sp. TBR-22, one genomic interval encodes:
- a CDS encoding porin, whose product MRLPCLLLALLACGSVAGAQPVTYGDGGLRLSTPDGRTDATVGFRNQVRFTTPFAIVPATPEQVTTVRTDDFRLFRSRLRVNGQLFSPALRYQFQADFVEERVRDLSVTWQVRSWLRARAGRWKAEMNRERMTSSSAQQLVDRSILDRWFTLGRQQGVQVSGRLGAKRPWGGTWYASALRGVDARGGAALPVWLARYEWPYAGREVDLEQGDVGRSPDLRVAIGGTAARTESAYAFYAGSGVGVSLPVLPPGPGDRFRTRQYALDGVVRWRGLSLQGELHRKVVTRTVSGDTRVLVGGYGQGGVMASTIWARLPRPLEFATRVAIVDPDAALDADHQEERLMGANWFLRGHRVKISADVGRLRFTTPTGSRDTALRTRVQWEMTF is encoded by the coding sequence TTGCGGCTCCCGTGTCTGCTCCTCGCACTGCTCGCCTGCGGCTCGGTTGCCGGGGCACAGCCGGTCACGTACGGCGACGGCGGGCTGCGGCTCTCCACGCCGGATGGCCGCACCGACGCCACGGTCGGCTTCCGCAACCAGGTCCGGTTCACCACGCCGTTCGCCATCGTGCCGGCGACGCCGGAGCAGGTGACCACGGTGCGCACCGACGACTTCCGGCTGTTCCGATCGCGGCTGCGCGTCAACGGCCAGCTGTTCTCGCCGGCGCTGCGCTACCAGTTCCAGGCCGATTTCGTCGAGGAGCGGGTCCGCGACCTGAGCGTCACGTGGCAGGTGCGGTCCTGGCTGCGGGCTCGTGCGGGGCGCTGGAAGGCCGAGATGAACCGCGAGCGCATGACCTCGTCGTCGGCGCAGCAGCTCGTCGATCGATCGATCCTCGACCGTTGGTTCACGCTCGGCCGCCAGCAGGGCGTACAGGTGTCGGGCCGGCTGGGCGCGAAACGGCCCTGGGGCGGCACCTGGTATGCGAGCGCGCTGCGTGGCGTCGATGCCCGCGGCGGGGCGGCCCTGCCGGTGTGGCTCGCCCGGTACGAGTGGCCGTACGCAGGACGCGAGGTCGATCTCGAGCAGGGCGACGTGGGCCGATCGCCCGACCTGCGCGTGGCGATCGGCGGCACCGCGGCCCGCACCGAGAGTGCCTACGCGTTCTATGCAGGTTCGGGCGTCGGCGTGTCGCTGCCGGTGCTCCCGCCAGGACCCGGCGATCGATTCCGCACCCGACAGTACGCGCTCGATGGCGTGGTCAGGTGGCGAGGCCTGTCGCTGCAGGGCGAACTGCACCGCAAGGTGGTGACGCGCACCGTGTCGGGCGACACGCGCGTGCTTGTCGGCGGATACGGGCAGGGCGGCGTGATGGCCTCGACGATCTGGGCGCGGCTGCCGCGACCGCTGGAGTTCGCGACGCGCGTCGCGATCGTCGATCCGGACGCGGCCCTCGACGCCGATCACCAGGAGGAGCGCCTCATGGGCGCCAACTGGTTCCTGCGCGGGCATCGCGTGAAGATCAGCGCCGACGTGGGTCGACTCCGCTTCACGACGCCGACCGGTTCGCGCGACACCGCGCTTCGCACGCGCGTGCAATGGGAGATGACGTTCTGA
- a CDS encoding DsrE/DsrF/DrsH-like family protein, producing the protein MADAIEKVSIIISKGSFEGVYPGLILANGARMEGIECNVFFTFFGMDVINPKKNPYLKVATVGNPGLHLPTLVGALPGMSAMVTHQMAKKMEELDLPPIPEFVQLLADSGANLYACKASVDMFELKKEDFIGDLKDIITVGEFYAMAAGGQIIFT; encoded by the coding sequence ATGGCCGACGCCATCGAGAAGGTTTCGATCATCATCTCCAAGGGTTCCTTCGAGGGCGTGTACCCCGGCCTCATCCTGGCCAACGGCGCGCGCATGGAGGGGATCGAGTGCAACGTGTTCTTCACGTTCTTCGGCATGGACGTGATCAACCCGAAGAAGAACCCGTACCTGAAGGTCGCCACGGTCGGCAACCCCGGGCTGCACCTGCCGACGCTGGTCGGCGCGCTGCCGGGCATGTCGGCGATGGTGACGCACCAGATGGCGAAGAAGATGGAGGAGCTCGACCTCCCGCCGATTCCCGAGTTCGTCCAGTTGCTGGCCGACTCCGGCGCCAACCTGTACGCCTGCAAGGCCTCCGTGGACATGTTCGAGCTGAAGAAGGAGGACTTCATCGGCGACCTGAAGGACATCATCACGGTCGGCGAGTTCTACGCCATGGCGGCGGGAGGCCAGATCATCTTCACGTGA
- a CDS encoding metallophosphoesterase: MGYDIIGDVHGEATMVEALLGRLGCRDTGGAWRHPDRIVVFVGDFIDRGPEQLRAVGIVRRMLDA, translated from the coding sequence GTGGGGTACGACATCATCGGCGATGTCCACGGCGAGGCCACGATGGTCGAGGCGCTGCTCGGCAGGCTCGGGTGCCGCGACACCGGCGGCGCCTGGCGACACCCGGACCGGATCGTCGTCTTCGTCGGCGACTTCATCGACCGCGGGCCGGAGCAACTCCGCGCCGTCGGCATCGTCCGACGCATGCTCGACGCCTGA
- a CDS encoding metallophosphoesterase — MGYDIIGDVHGEAAMLEALLRDLGYEDRGGTWRHPERTAVFVGDFIDRGPEQLRAVGIVRRMIDAGAALAVMGNHELNAIAWHTPRDDGSGDWCRTHAGDKGKKNFRQHARFLDEVGGDLALHDELVAWFRTLPLWLHLPGFRVVHACWHEPQLDVLARELPDARLPDDRLAASLVKPRTPEEHASPAFALAHAVQTVTSGLEASLPEGRTFADRDGNPRRDVRLKWWDASATTFLEAALVLCEAERAAMPDLPIPVHARVRVEGAPVFFGHYWLPGGPALSSPQLTCLDFQEERRPILTAYRFDGETELSAGKLVSVGPRRS; from the coding sequence GTGGGGTACGACATCATCGGCGACGTCCATGGCGAAGCCGCCATGCTCGAGGCGCTGCTCCGCGACCTCGGCTACGAGGACCGCGGCGGCACCTGGCGTCATCCCGAGCGCACCGCCGTCTTCGTCGGCGACTTCATCGACCGCGGGCCCGAACAGCTCCGCGCCGTCGGCATCGTCCGCCGCATGATCGACGCCGGGGCGGCGCTCGCCGTCATGGGCAACCACGAGCTGAACGCCATCGCCTGGCACACGCCGCGAGACGATGGGTCGGGGGACTGGTGCCGGACGCACGCCGGCGACAAGGGCAAGAAGAACTTCCGACAGCACGCGCGGTTCCTCGACGAGGTCGGCGGCGACCTCGCGCTGCACGACGAGCTCGTCGCGTGGTTCCGCACCCTCCCCCTCTGGCTTCACCTCCCCGGCTTCCGCGTCGTCCACGCCTGCTGGCACGAGCCGCAACTCGACGTCCTCGCCCGCGAACTGCCCGACGCCCGTCTCCCCGACGATCGCCTCGCCGCGTCGCTGGTGAAGCCGCGCACCCCCGAGGAACACGCCTCCCCGGCCTTCGCGCTGGCCCACGCCGTGCAGACGGTGACCTCCGGCCTCGAGGCATCACTCCCCGAGGGGCGCACCTTCGCCGATCGCGACGGCAACCCGCGCCGCGACGTCCGCCTGAAGTGGTGGGATGCGAGCGCGACGACGTTCCTCGAGGCGGCGCTGGTGCTGTGCGAGGCGGAGCGCGCGGCGATGCCAGATCTGCCGATTCCCGTCCACGCCCGCGTGCGCGTCGAGGGCGCGCCGGTCTTCTTCGGCCACTACTGGCTGCCCGGCGGCCCGGCGCTGTCGTCGCCGCAACTGACCTGCCTCGACTTCCAGGAAGAGCGGCGCCCGATCCTCACGGCCTACCGGTTCGACGGGGAGACGGAGCTGAGCGCCGGGAAATTGGTCAGCGTGGGGCCGCGCAGGTCCTAG
- a CDS encoding type II toxin-antitoxin system Phd/YefM family antitoxin — translation MRAVGLKVLKNKLSEYVRLAASGERILVTDRDMVVAELVPPDATRSADMHDALLAEAVRTGIVSLPLSRSMQPPPRRPVMGTAQLSALLDEGRADR, via the coding sequence ATGCGTGCCGTGGGGTTGAAGGTGCTGAAGAACAAGCTGAGCGAATACGTGCGGCTGGCGGCCAGTGGCGAGCGGATCCTGGTGACCGATCGCGACATGGTCGTGGCGGAACTGGTGCCGCCCGATGCGACGCGGAGTGCCGACATGCACGATGCGCTGCTGGCCGAGGCGGTGCGCACCGGCATCGTGTCGCTGCCCCTGTCACGCTCGATGCAACCGCCCCCGCGGCGGCCGGTGATGGGCACCGCGCAGCTGTCGGCGCTGCTCGACGAGGGTCGGGCGGACCGATGA
- a CDS encoding PIN domain-containing protein: MIYVDTSVVLAQLLDEERQPPTSLWQDVLVTSRLTHFEAWNRLHAARLGTSHGDLLRGVLATLATVELHPLATARALEPFPTPVRTLDALHLSAIEYLRSQQQEVTLATYDDRMAAAAKKLKIPLALR; the protein is encoded by the coding sequence ATGATCTACGTGGACACGTCGGTGGTGCTGGCGCAGCTGCTCGACGAGGAGCGCCAGCCGCCGACCTCGCTGTGGCAGGATGTGCTCGTCACCAGCCGCCTCACGCACTTCGAGGCGTGGAACCGCCTGCACGCGGCGCGCCTCGGCACCAGCCACGGCGACCTGCTGCGCGGTGTGCTCGCCACGCTGGCTACGGTGGAACTGCACCCGCTGGCCACCGCTCGCGCCCTCGAGCCGTTCCCCACGCCCGTCCGCACGCTCGACGCGCTGCACCTGTCGGCCATCGAGTACCTGCGCAGCCAGCAGCAGGAGGTCACCCTCGCCACCTACGACGACCGCATGGCTGCCGCCGCGAAGAAACTGAAGATCCCCCTCGCCCTGCGGTGA
- a CDS encoding TusE/DsrC/DsvC family sulfur relay protein, translating to MSTAAIAGVDVDVDAEGFLQKPEQWTEAIGLEIAAAHGITMTDRHWLVSKFMRQRYLDTGTAPTIRTLGKESGVEIKELYQLFPKGPAKLAAKIGGIPKPKGCI from the coding sequence ATGAGCACCGCAGCCATCGCAGGCGTGGACGTCGACGTCGACGCCGAGGGTTTCCTGCAGAAGCCCGAACAGTGGACCGAGGCCATCGGCCTCGAGATTGCCGCGGCCCACGGCATCACGATGACCGACCGTCACTGGCTCGTGTCGAAGTTCATGCGCCAGCGCTACCTCGACACCGGCACGGCGCCGACGATCCGCACGCTCGGCAAGGAGAGCGGTGTCGAGATCAAGGAGCTGTACCAGTTGTTCCCGAAGGGGCCGGCCAAGCTCGCCGCGAAGATCGGCGGCATTCCGAAGCCGAAAGGATGCATCTGA
- a CDS encoding type II toxin-antitoxin system HicB family antitoxin — MRTFSVVIERDPDTGLFVGHVPGWPGAHTQGETIEELQANLQEVNGMLLEDGEPKFESEFVAVQTIRVA, encoded by the coding sequence ATGCGCACCTTCAGCGTGGTCATCGAACGTGACCCGGATACCGGCCTGTTCGTCGGCCATGTTCCGGGCTGGCCGGGCGCCCACACGCAGGGTGAGACCATCGAGGAGTTGCAAGCCAACCTGCAGGAGGTGAACGGCATGCTCCTCGAGGACGGCGAACCGAAGTTCGAGTCCGAGTTCGTGGCCGTACAGACGATCCGGGTTGCGTGA
- a CDS encoding DEAD/DEAH box helicase has translation MSSDSSDTPTGFASLGLSDALVAAVTGLGYEEPTPIQREAIPVLLEGRDVLGMAGTGTGKTAAFALPMIEMLARKGPKSLAPRGLVLVPTRELAMQVAEALHKYARGTTIAVAPLYGGAPMDVQIRALKRGVSIVVATPGRALDHLRRHTLDLRALKIAVLDEADEMIDMGFADDIEAILANAPEERQTALFAATMAPRLEAIAATHLQDPVRVAIAKEKRAPGKLPRIRQVAYLVPRLQKTAALGRVLDVETPSSAIVFCRTRTEVDELTDVLASHGYGAKALHGGMEQKARDRVMQLFRSGQADVLVATDVAARGLDIDLVSHVVNYDLPMAPEVYVHRIGRTGRAGREGMAISLVDPRQHRALRQIEATTRQKIEILPIPSEADLQARRLDTTLAAVRAQIVEGGLEQARAVVDRLAQDHDVLDIAAAAIRLLHDDAPATPGKTGSPTRPSSKRAPKGEGPSLDEALAAAATEERPKRSRAERTYGEDRPRRPREDGERPSRPSPRGARGAAGPRTVLHINIGKSAGVRPADLVGAIAGEADVDSSVIGAIRIGDDSSLVDVPEQLATRIMISLRNAKVRGRRVMVRKDRDS, from the coding sequence GTGAGCTCAGATTCGTCAGACACCCCCACCGGGTTCGCCTCCCTTGGCCTCTCCGACGCGCTGGTCGCCGCAGTGACCGGCCTCGGCTACGAGGAACCCACCCCCATCCAGCGCGAAGCCATCCCCGTCCTGCTCGAGGGCCGCGACGTCCTCGGCATGGCCGGCACTGGCACCGGCAAGACCGCCGCCTTCGCCCTGCCGATGATCGAGATGCTCGCCCGCAAGGGTCCCAAGAGCCTCGCGCCGCGCGGGCTCGTGCTGGTGCCGACCCGTGAGCTCGCCATGCAGGTCGCCGAGGCGCTGCACAAGTACGCCCGCGGCACCACCATCGCCGTCGCGCCCCTCTACGGCGGCGCCCCCATGGACGTCCAGATCCGTGCCCTCAAGCGCGGCGTCTCCATCGTCGTCGCGACGCCGGGCCGGGCCCTCGACCACCTGCGTCGCCACACGCTCGACCTGCGTGCGCTGAAGATCGCCGTGCTCGACGAGGCCGACGAGATGATCGACATGGGGTTTGCCGACGACATCGAGGCCATCCTCGCCAACGCCCCCGAGGAGCGGCAGACGGCCCTCTTCGCCGCGACGATGGCGCCGCGGCTCGAGGCGATTGCGGCCACGCACCTGCAGGACCCGGTGCGCGTCGCGATCGCGAAGGAGAAGCGGGCGCCCGGCAAGCTGCCACGCATCCGCCAGGTGGCCTACCTCGTGCCGCGCCTGCAGAAGACCGCGGCGCTCGGCCGCGTGCTCGACGTCGAGACGCCCTCGTCGGCCATCGTGTTCTGCCGCACCCGCACCGAGGTGGACGAGCTCACCGACGTGCTCGCCTCGCACGGCTACGGCGCCAAGGCGCTGCACGGCGGCATGGAGCAGAAGGCCCGCGACCGCGTCATGCAGCTGTTCCGGAGCGGTCAGGCCGACGTGCTCGTGGCCACCGACGTGGCGGCGCGCGGGCTCGACATCGATCTGGTGTCGCACGTCGTGAACTACGACCTGCCGATGGCGCCCGAGGTCTACGTGCACCGCATCGGACGCACGGGGCGCGCCGGCCGCGAGGGCATGGCGATCTCGCTGGTCGATCCGCGGCAGCATCGCGCGCTGCGGCAGATCGAGGCCACCACGCGGCAGAAGATCGAGATCCTGCCGATTCCCAGCGAGGCCGACCTGCAGGCGCGTCGCCTCGACACGACGCTGGCCGCCGTCCGCGCCCAGATCGTCGAGGGCGGCCTCGAGCAGGCCCGCGCCGTCGTCGATCGGCTCGCCCAGGACCACGACGTGCTCGACATCGCCGCCGCGGCGATCCGCCTGCTGCACGACGACGCGCCGGCCACGCCGGGCAAGACCGGGTCGCCGACCCGGCCGTCGTCGAAGCGCGCGCCGAAGGGCGAGGGGCCATCACTTGACGAGGCGCTTGCCGCTGCCGCGACCGAGGAACGCCCGAAGCGATCGCGCGCCGAACGCACGTACGGCGAGGATCGTCCTCGTCGCCCCCGCGAGGATGGGGAACGCCCCTCGCGGCCGTCCCCCCGCGGTGCTCGCGGCGCCGCCGGCCCGCGCACGGTGCTGCACATCAACATCGGCAAGTCGGCGGGTGTCCGACCAGCGGACCTGGTCGGCGCCATTGCCGGCGAGGCCGACGTCGACAGCAGCGTGATCGGCGCGATCCGCATCGGCGACGACTCGTCGCTGGTGGACGTGCCCGAGCAGCTCGCGACGCGCATCATGATCTCCCTGCGCAACGCCAAGGTCCGCGGCCGCCGCGTCATGGTGCGCAAGGATCGGGACAGTTGA
- a CDS encoding NAD(P)/FAD-dependent oxidoreductase, which produces MARIVVLGAGTAGTIIANRLRRRLASEVRTGATTITVVDQDDVHVYQPGLLFVPFGIYDAADVVRPRRAQVHDAVVYRQAPIARLFPDGHEVELEGGERLPYDVLVIATGTRIAPEETEGLTGPGWRENMFDFYTVEGAAALGAKLAAWEGGRLVINVVEMPIKCPVAPLEFAFLADWFFTMRGIRDKVQITYATPLDGAFTKPTCTRVLSHLFDEKHIALETEFNAGRADGQAGVLASWDEREIPFDILVSIPLHQGAAFVKATPGLGDDYGFVRTNPRTLQSELRPEIFAIGDAANLPASKAGSVAHFEAEVLEENIVRFLEGREVQPDFDGHANCFIETGFEKALLIDFNYETEPLPGTFPIAGIGPMKLLEESRLNHLGKMAFKWVYWHMLLPGHDIPLVGPQMSMKGKHQLNF; this is translated from the coding sequence ATGGCGCGCATCGTCGTCCTCGGAGCCGGCACCGCCGGCACCATCATCGCCAACCGCCTCCGCCGTCGCCTGGCGAGCGAGGTCCGGACTGGCGCCACCACCATCACCGTCGTCGACCAGGACGACGTGCACGTCTACCAGCCGGGCCTGCTGTTCGTGCCGTTCGGGATCTACGACGCGGCCGACGTGGTCCGTCCGCGCCGCGCGCAGGTGCACGACGCGGTCGTCTACCGGCAGGCGCCGATTGCCAGGCTCTTTCCCGACGGGCACGAGGTGGAACTCGAGGGCGGTGAGCGCCTGCCGTACGACGTGCTGGTGATTGCCACCGGCACGCGCATCGCGCCGGAGGAGACCGAGGGCCTCACCGGCCCTGGCTGGCGCGAGAACATGTTCGACTTCTACACGGTGGAGGGCGCGGCGGCGCTCGGCGCGAAGCTCGCCGCGTGGGAAGGCGGGCGGCTCGTGATCAACGTCGTCGAGATGCCGATCAAGTGTCCGGTCGCGCCGCTCGAGTTCGCCTTCCTCGCCGACTGGTTCTTCACCATGCGCGGCATCCGCGACAAGGTGCAGATCACGTACGCGACGCCGCTCGACGGCGCGTTCACCAAGCCGACGTGCACCAGGGTGCTCAGCCACCTGTTCGACGAGAAGCACATCGCGCTCGAGACGGAGTTCAACGCCGGCCGCGCCGATGGCCAGGCGGGCGTGCTGGCGAGCTGGGACGAACGCGAGATCCCGTTCGACATCCTGGTGAGCATCCCGCTGCACCAGGGCGCCGCGTTCGTCAAGGCGACGCCTGGCCTCGGCGACGACTACGGGTTCGTCCGCACCAACCCGCGCACGCTGCAGAGCGAGCTGCGGCCGGAGATCTTCGCGATCGGCGACGCGGCGAACCTGCCGGCGTCCAAGGCCGGATCAGTGGCGCACTTCGAGGCCGAGGTGCTCGAGGAGAACATCGTGCGCTTCCTCGAGGGGCGGGAGGTGCAGCCCGACTTCGACGGCCACGCCAACTGCTTCATCGAGACCGGCTTCGAGAAGGCGCTGCTCATCGACTTCAACTACGAGACCGAGCCGCTGCCGGGCACCTTCCCGATTGCGGGTATCGGCCCGATGAAGCTCCTCGAGGAATCGCGTCTCAACCACCTCGGGAAGATGGCCTTCAAGTGGGTGTACTGGCACATGCTGCTGCCCGGCCACGACATCCCGCTGGTCGGCCCGCAGATGTCGATGAAGGGGAAGCATCAGCTTAACTTTTGA
- a CDS encoding type II toxin-antitoxin system VapB family antitoxin yields the protein MRTTMILDDALIEEARQLTGIAEKTALVHEGLRALVAREHAARLRRLAGSDPTAAAGPRRRPA from the coding sequence ATGCGTACGACCATGATCCTGGACGATGCGTTGATCGAGGAGGCGCGTCAGCTGACGGGCATCGCGGAGAAGACGGCGCTGGTGCACGAGGGCTTGCGCGCCCTGGTGGCACGCGAGCACGCCGCGCGCCTGCGTCGCCTGGCCGGCTCCGACCCCACGGCGGCGGCCGGCCCGCGACGTCGCCCGGCGTGA
- a CDS encoding sugar phosphate isomerase/epimerase, which translates to MRLFHTLLAASAAAALVVAGSVAPEASLSAAGAALAQGGPYKNPIALQLYSFRESFKTNGVPATLAKVKGMGFTHVELAGTYGLTREQFKTELQKAGLTPISMHTDIKALADPAASAKLLDDAKFFGLKYVGNAWFPHEGTFDEADAKAAIAAFNAAGKNVAAAGMQFFYHPHGFEFAPGTANRTLFDMVLAQTDPKAVKFELDIFWAHHGSADPVALLKAHPDRFVLTHMKDMKPGTKKDFTGHAPDDTSVALGTGEVNVKGVVEAARNTSVQWHIIEEESHEPEKNVPAGLAYLKSLAAGPR; encoded by the coding sequence ATGCGTCTGTTCCACACCCTGCTCGCCGCGTCGGCCGCCGCCGCGCTGGTGGTCGCCGGATCGGTGGCCCCCGAGGCGTCCCTGTCGGCCGCCGGCGCCGCGCTCGCGCAAGGGGGCCCGTACAAGAACCCCATCGCGCTTCAGCTCTACAGCTTCCGCGAAAGCTTCAAGACCAACGGCGTGCCCGCGACGCTGGCCAAGGTCAAGGGCATGGGCTTCACGCACGTCGAGCTCGCCGGCACCTACGGCCTGACGCGCGAGCAGTTCAAGACTGAACTCCAGAAGGCCGGCCTCACGCCGATTTCGATGCACACCGACATCAAGGCACTGGCCGACCCTGCCGCCTCGGCCAAGCTGCTCGACGACGCGAAGTTCTTCGGGCTGAAGTACGTGGGCAACGCGTGGTTCCCTCATGAAGGGACCTTCGACGAAGCCGACGCCAAGGCGGCGATTGCGGCCTTCAACGCGGCCGGCAAGAACGTCGCCGCCGCCGGCATGCAGTTCTTCTATCACCCGCACGGGTTCGAGTTCGCGCCTGGCACGGCCAACCGGACGCTGTTCGACATGGTGCTGGCGCAGACCGATCCCAAGGCCGTGAAGTTCGAGCTCGACATCTTCTGGGCCCACCATGGCAGCGCCGACCCGGTGGCCCTGCTCAAGGCGCACCCCGACCGGTTCGTGCTCACGCACATGAAGGACATGAAGCCGGGCACCAAGAAGGACTTCACCGGCCACGCGCCCGACGACACCAGCGTCGCGCTCGGCACCGGCGAGGTGAACGTCAAGGGCGTCGTCGAGGCGGCCCGCAACACCAGCGTGCAGTGGCACATCATCGAGGAGGAGTCGCACGAGCCGGAGAAGAACGTGCCGGCCGGGCTGGCGTACCTCAAGTCGCTGGCCGCGGGGCCCAGGTAG
- a CDS encoding GNAT family N-acetyltransferase, with amino-acid sequence MAAPLHLLDALPIRTERLLLTRLDASHLPALAAMLADPIVMRFFPRVMTLDESQQWLRRTIDRYALHGTGLLAVLREDARGGDPEFLGDCGVLVRDFGGRTHLELGYHFARHAWGRGYATEAAAASLRLGFGATDAREIVALIRPENAPSQRVARRLAMHREGAVLHNGLVHDIWRIGRQEAGALALQ; translated from the coding sequence ATGGCTGCACCGCTCCACCTGCTCGACGCCCTGCCGATCCGGACCGAGCGGCTGCTCCTGACCAGGCTCGACGCCTCGCACCTGCCGGCCCTGGCGGCGATGCTGGCCGACCCGATCGTGATGCGCTTCTTCCCGCGCGTCATGACGCTCGACGAATCGCAGCAGTGGCTCCGGCGGACGATCGACCGCTATGCCCTGCACGGCACCGGGCTGCTGGCCGTGCTGCGCGAGGACGCCCGTGGTGGCGATCCCGAGTTCCTCGGCGACTGCGGCGTGCTGGTGCGCGACTTCGGCGGCCGCACGCACCTCGAGCTGGGGTACCACTTCGCGCGGCACGCCTGGGGTCGCGGCTATGCCACCGAGGCGGCCGCGGCGAGCCTGCGGCTCGGCTTCGGCGCCACCGATGCCCGCGAGATCGTGGCGCTGATCCGTCCCGAGAATGCCCCGTCGCAGCGGGTCGCCCGGCGCCTGGCGATGCACCGGGAGGGGGCCGTGCTGCACAACGGCCTCGTGCACGACATCTGGCGGATCGGCCGGCAAGAGGCCGGCGCACTCGCCCTACAATGA
- a CDS encoding type II toxin-antitoxin system VapC family toxin: MILVDTSVWIDHLRRGDEELSALLDEGQVLVHPFVVGEIACGSLKRRADVVAHLQRLPAAPVATEAEVHHLLEREGLHGRGLGWVDLHLLASARLAAVPLLTRDRALAGAARPR, encoded by the coding sequence ATGATCCTCGTCGACACGTCGGTCTGGATCGATCACCTGCGCCGCGGCGACGAGGAGCTCTCCGCCCTGCTCGACGAGGGACAGGTGCTCGTCCACCCGTTCGTCGTCGGCGAGATCGCGTGTGGTTCGTTGAAGCGGCGCGCCGACGTGGTGGCGCACCTGCAGCGGCTGCCGGCCGCGCCGGTGGCCACCGAGGCCGAGGTGCATCACCTGCTCGAGCGCGAGGGCCTGCACGGCCGCGGGCTCGGGTGGGTGGACCTCCATCTGCTGGCCTCCGCCCGCCTTGCCGCCGTCCCGCTTCTCACCCGGGATCGCGCTCTGGCCGGAGCGGCGCGCCCGCGGTAA
- a CDS encoding HIT family protein has protein sequence MPCVFCDRIARAELLISNELAAAFQDGYPLSPGHTLIVPRRHEADFLALTAEEQQAIWALVEPARRLIEAAGIQPDGYNIGVNVGIAAGQTIDHAHLHVIPRHRGDVADPRGGVRWVVPDRAAYWSAPE, from the coding sequence ATGCCGTGCGTCTTCTGCGACCGCATCGCGAGAGCAGAACTGCTCATCTCGAACGAACTCGCCGCCGCATTCCAGGACGGCTACCCGCTCAGCCCCGGGCACACGCTGATCGTGCCGCGGCGTCACGAGGCCGACTTCCTGGCGCTGACCGCCGAGGAGCAGCAGGCGATCTGGGCGCTCGTCGAGCCTGCCCGGCGCCTGATCGAGGCGGCCGGCATTCAGCCCGACGGCTACAACATCGGCGTCAATGTCGGCATTGCGGCCGGGCAGACCATCGACCACGCACACCTGCACGTGATTCCTCGGCATCGTGGCGACGTCGCGGATCCGCGCGGCGGCGTCCGCTGGGTGGTCCCGGACCGGGCAGCGTACTGGTCAGCCCCTGAATAG